One genomic window of Punica granatum isolate Tunisia-2019 chromosome 1, ASM765513v2, whole genome shotgun sequence includes the following:
- the LOC116192157 gene encoding uncharacterized protein At4g14450, chloroplastic-like, translating into MADAISGKTPRNAASCGRGAPPKPPSRLQRRAPSSLQISPAAPKWNVAIPLLSPLATSPTSPPRVAPCERPAAAEPSRAEPSENKQPEVFKKWQHPAAPFSYEPGPRRPSFVPV; encoded by the coding sequence atggccGATGCAATTTCAGGCAAAACTCCCAGAAACGCGGCGAGCTGCGGCCGGGGAGCGCCGCCGAAGCCGCCCAGTAGGCTCCAGAGGCGAGCGCCGTCGTCGCTCCAGATCAGCCCGGCGGCCCCGAAGTGGAACGTGGCGATACCCCTCCTGTCCCCCCTGGCCACCTCGCCCACCTCCCCGCCCAGGGTGGCGCCCTGCGAGCGGCCAGCGGCGGCAGAGCCGTCTCGGGCCGAGCCGTCGGAGAACAAGCAGCCGGAGGTGTTCAAGAAGTGGCAGCACCCGGCTGCCCCCTTCAGCTACGAACCGGGCCCGCGTCGGCCTTCCTTCGTGCCAGTATAG